In Parasegetibacter sp. NRK P23, a single genomic region encodes these proteins:
- a CDS encoding SusD/RagB family nutrient-binding outer membrane lipoprotein — MKRIRSQIYLLLLLLSTFTSCKKYLDVNENPNSATEVSPNLVLPQALVYTASTLGVSFHDYGSWQAGYFANAGGFGGWGATITYDYTTGSFTGLWSSTYDNLEDYEYILTTTDNNDTLAYFNAVARIMKAFNFQLLVDEYNDVPYSEALKGEGGLTPAYDNAKDIYASLANQLDQAVATINNAKFPNALGTADVVFGGNMTSWKKFANTLKLKLWIRAFGEGVFTGTPTFTNDGFLTDDALVNPGYAKQAGQQNPLWNTYHSSATGAQAGSGRSRIPSYWIVTFYDGTKLEDFGRGDVIFRGFKNGVYPPRNQLGNTTSSAQAAPSDNTSWYTEAVNYANSTNSVGVLKGPSQGQPLILGAESYLLQAEAVLKGLIPGNAKTLFEQGITASFNYLYKGVDGKLATGYNPVTAAADYLAINSASKLANFDLAVTDEEKLEAIITQKYIAFNMIDGREAWAEFRRTGYPRISNALPLNQYATFVSTVSSATTTDKLPGRILYPTNEFQLNPEFVPDGITVFGSYVFWDRRN, encoded by the coding sequence ATGAAAAGAATAAGATCTCAAATATACCTCTTACTCCTTCTGCTCTCCACCTTCACTTCCTGCAAGAAATACCTGGACGTGAATGAGAATCCTAATTCCGCCACTGAAGTGTCGCCCAACCTGGTGCTCCCGCAAGCCCTGGTATATACCGCTTCAACACTCGGCGTTTCTTTCCATGATTACGGTTCCTGGCAGGCCGGGTACTTCGCGAACGCCGGTGGATTCGGCGGCTGGGGCGCCACCATTACGTACGACTACACCACCGGAAGCTTCACCGGATTGTGGAGCAGCACCTACGATAACCTGGAAGACTATGAGTATATTCTTACCACCACCGATAACAATGATACCCTGGCTTATTTCAACGCGGTGGCCAGGATCATGAAAGCTTTCAATTTTCAACTGCTGGTAGATGAATACAATGATGTCCCTTATTCCGAGGCCCTGAAAGGTGAAGGTGGCCTTACCCCGGCTTACGACAACGCGAAAGACATCTACGCCTCATTGGCCAACCAGCTCGATCAGGCCGTTGCAACCATTAATAACGCGAAATTCCCTAACGCGCTGGGTACCGCTGACGTGGTATTCGGCGGCAACATGACCAGTTGGAAAAAATTCGCCAATACGCTTAAACTGAAACTTTGGATCAGGGCCTTCGGAGAAGGTGTTTTCACGGGAACACCCACTTTTACCAACGATGGTTTCCTGACCGACGACGCGTTGGTGAACCCCGGCTACGCAAAGCAGGCGGGCCAGCAAAACCCACTATGGAACACTTACCACAGCTCCGCCACGGGCGCACAGGCCGGCAGTGGAAGATCGAGGATTCCTTCTTACTGGATCGTTACTTTTTATGATGGAACCAAACTCGAAGATTTCGGCCGTGGAGATGTTATCTTCAGAGGATTCAAGAACGGCGTTTATCCCCCAAGGAACCAATTGGGCAATACCACTTCCAGCGCGCAAGCCGCACCTTCCGACAATACTTCCTGGTATACGGAAGCTGTAAACTATGCGAACTCCACCAACAGCGTGGGCGTTTTAAAAGGGCCGTCTCAGGGGCAACCGCTGATATTGGGTGCTGAAAGCTATCTGCTGCAGGCCGAAGCCGTATTGAAGGGACTAATCCCCGGCAATGCCAAAACACTTTTTGAACAAGGCATCACCGCTTCATTCAACTACCTCTATAAAGGAGTGGATGGTAAACTGGCCACAGGATACAATCCCGTGACGGCGGCAGCGGATTACCTGGCCATCAACTCTGCCAGCAAGCTCGCGAACTTCGACCTGGCGGTAACAGATGAAGAAAAACTGGAAGCCATCATCACACAGAAGTATATCGCCTTTAATATGATAGACGGAAGAGAAGCCTGGGCCGAATTCAGAAGAACAGGATACCCACGGATCAGCAACGCCCTTCCGCTGAACCAATACGCCACATTTGTTTCAACGGTTTCCTCCGCCACCACCACGGACAAACTTCCGGGAAGAATCCTCTACCCCACCAACGAGTTCCAGCTGAACCCCGAATTCGTTCCCGATGGCATTACAGTTTTTGGGTCCTACGTATTCTGGGACCGACGCAATTAA
- a CDS encoding DUF1735 domain-containing protein, producing MRKYALVLCTALFISMSSCLKDTDQLDPSGTNNVIEFLNVDLIASPITSTYPLYNVSYDITPAASLELTVNYSGANVAPQDITVAVAPSPEALTTYNTENGTTYTLLPEAMYSIANTTVVIPKGQKKATVNVTFKTDQFDLTKRYAIPVKITSASYGTISGNFSTNIFAVVAKNKYDGVYTLRSRQGAVNDRAFSTAPYTWPYEVSLITTGPNSVVLHNTQYANDYTHPLQTLTGWSRFGSYTPVFTFDPGTGALTGAANYYTAPTNGRGGKVNPAVTTSRYDAAAKTVYAAILMTQPGFTDYPFYDTLVFKRAR from the coding sequence ATGAGAAAATACGCATTAGTCCTGTGCACCGCCCTTTTCATTTCCATGAGTTCCTGTCTGAAAGATACGGACCAGCTGGATCCCAGCGGCACCAATAATGTAATTGAGTTCCTGAACGTGGACCTGATCGCTTCCCCGATCACCAGCACGTACCCGCTTTATAATGTGAGTTACGACATTACACCCGCCGCCAGCCTGGAGCTCACGGTCAACTATTCCGGCGCTAATGTCGCGCCGCAAGACATCACCGTTGCGGTAGCGCCTTCTCCTGAAGCGCTCACCACTTACAACACAGAAAACGGCACTACTTACACGCTGCTTCCGGAGGCCATGTACAGTATCGCCAACACTACAGTGGTGATCCCGAAAGGACAAAAGAAAGCAACCGTAAACGTTACGTTTAAAACCGATCAGTTCGATCTTACCAAACGTTACGCCATACCCGTAAAAATCACCTCCGCGAGCTATGGTACCATCAGCGGAAATTTCAGTACCAATATCTTCGCCGTAGTGGCCAAAAACAAATACGATGGCGTTTATACGTTAAGGTCGAGGCAGGGCGCGGTAAACGACCGGGCTTTCAGTACTGCACCTTACACCTGGCCCTACGAAGTGTCGCTGATTACAACCGGCCCCAACTCGGTTGTATTGCACAACACCCAGTATGCTAACGATTACACACACCCGCTACAAACACTCACCGGCTGGAGCCGCTTCGGCTCTTACACCCCGGTGTTCACCTTCGACCCAGGTACGGGTGCCCTCACAGGCGCGGCCAATTACTATACCGCCCCTACCAATGGCAGAGGCGGAAAAGTAAACCCTGCCGTAACCACCAGCCGCTACGACGCCGCCGCGAAAACGGTGTACGCCGCCATATTGATGACACAACCAGGTTTTACCGATTATCCTTTCTATGATACGCTTGTTTTTAAACGGGCGAGATAG
- a CDS encoding beta-L-arabinofuranosidase domain-containing protein has product MMRQNVMNAGLMIAIAIGSGTAHAQQQMQRDYPIQPVPFTHVHLHDDFWAPKIEVNANVTIPYVLEKCRETGRIDNFLKAAGKMPVGKITEYPFDDTDIYKMIEGASYALQVKKDASLEKSLDSLIAIIGAAQEPDGYLYTFRSMKPEKLHPWISEKRWMKDWDLSHELYNCGHLYEAAVAHYIATGKKTMLNIAIKNADLLVKDFGPGKLDVFPGHQVVEMGLARLYRVTGKKEYLDLAKFFLDVRGKSSVGRGSEYSQSHKMVTDQHEAVGHAVRAAYMYTGMADVAALTGNPDYLKAINDIWHDVVEKKMYLTGGIGATGAGEAFGAAYHLPNMSAYAETCASIANVYWNNRMFLMNGDAKYVDVMERVLYNGLLSGIAADGKKFFYPNPLASMGQHQRSAWFGCACCISNVTRFMPSVPGYVYAQSNNDLYVNLFIAGKSDITLPATKLSLEQVTGYPWKGNVDLLVNPAKKAAFSLRVRIPGWARQEAVPGDLYRFADTSGSKVVVKLNGKPVQYKLDKGYVVFNRTWQKGDKVTLELPMEVEKVLANAKVEDDKGRFALQRGPLVYCLEGPDNTDSVVQNIVVNEKAPVSSQFNDELLNGVLVLSAKGSSTSRQLNSDQLIKKEQEVKAIPYYAWNNRGPGEMVVWIPYLESAARPKPAPTIASKAKVSASVRDRRMMIALNDQYEPKNSLDNSAVYMHWWPKKNTQEWIQYDFDQPYTVSESSVYWFDDGPFGGCRIPASWKILYKDGENWVPVKTTAPYVTEKDKYNVVKFEPVKTTALRIEIQLPQDHATGVHEWIVK; this is encoded by the coding sequence ATGATGAGACAAAATGTGATGAATGCCGGCCTGATGATTGCGATCGCCATAGGATCGGGCACAGCTCATGCGCAACAACAGATGCAGCGCGATTATCCCATTCAGCCAGTTCCCTTCACGCATGTACACCTGCACGATGATTTCTGGGCGCCGAAAATTGAGGTGAACGCCAATGTTACCATTCCTTATGTACTCGAAAAATGTCGTGAAACAGGGAGGATAGATAATTTTCTGAAAGCAGCCGGCAAGATGCCCGTAGGAAAAATTACAGAGTATCCCTTCGACGATACGGATATTTACAAGATGATTGAAGGCGCTTCTTACGCCCTCCAGGTTAAAAAGGATGCCTCACTCGAAAAATCACTCGATTCACTGATCGCGATCATCGGAGCTGCCCAGGAACCCGATGGCTACCTTTATACTTTCCGCAGCATGAAGCCGGAAAAACTGCATCCCTGGATCAGTGAGAAAAGATGGATGAAAGACTGGGACCTGAGCCATGAACTGTACAATTGCGGCCACCTGTATGAAGCCGCCGTTGCCCACTATATCGCTACCGGTAAAAAAACGATGCTCAACATCGCCATCAAAAACGCCGATCTGCTCGTAAAAGATTTCGGTCCCGGAAAACTGGATGTTTTCCCCGGCCACCAGGTGGTGGAAATGGGCCTCGCCCGGCTGTACAGGGTTACCGGTAAAAAAGAATACCTCGACCTGGCCAAGTTCTTCCTGGATGTGCGTGGAAAAAGTTCCGTGGGCCGGGGTTCCGAATACAGCCAGTCGCACAAAATGGTGACCGACCAGCACGAAGCGGTGGGACATGCCGTACGCGCCGCCTATATGTACACCGGCATGGCTGATGTTGCCGCGCTTACGGGCAATCCTGATTACCTGAAAGCCATCAACGATATCTGGCACGATGTGGTGGAAAAGAAAATGTACCTCACGGGAGGAATCGGCGCTACCGGAGCCGGAGAAGCTTTCGGTGCGGCCTACCACCTGCCCAATATGTCGGCATACGCGGAAACATGCGCCTCTATCGCCAATGTGTACTGGAACAACAGGATGTTCCTCATGAATGGAGACGCGAAGTATGTGGATGTGATGGAAAGGGTGTTGTACAATGGGCTGCTTTCGGGCATCGCGGCCGATGGGAAGAAATTCTTCTACCCCAATCCGCTGGCCTCTATGGGGCAACACCAGCGCAGCGCCTGGTTCGGATGCGCCTGCTGCATTTCCAACGTTACCCGCTTTATGCCTTCTGTTCCCGGTTACGTATATGCGCAAAGTAATAATGATCTGTATGTGAATCTGTTCATCGCGGGTAAATCAGATATTACATTACCGGCCACCAAACTTTCCCTGGAACAGGTGACCGGGTATCCCTGGAAGGGAAATGTGGACCTCCTCGTGAATCCAGCTAAAAAAGCAGCCTTCTCGCTTCGGGTACGCATCCCCGGTTGGGCACGCCAGGAAGCTGTTCCCGGTGATCTTTATCGCTTCGCCGATACTTCCGGATCGAAAGTAGTGGTGAAACTGAATGGCAAACCCGTTCAATACAAGCTGGACAAAGGCTACGTGGTCTTTAACCGTACCTGGCAGAAAGGGGATAAAGTAACCCTGGAACTGCCTATGGAAGTGGAGAAAGTACTGGCCAATGCCAAAGTTGAAGACGATAAAGGACGCTTCGCCCTGCAACGTGGCCCACTGGTGTATTGCCTGGAAGGTCCTGATAACACAGATAGCGTGGTGCAGAACATTGTCGTGAATGAAAAGGCGCCTGTAAGTTCACAGTTCAACGATGAATTATTGAACGGGGTATTGGTGCTTTCCGCAAAAGGAAGTTCTACCAGCCGCCAGTTAAATTCCGATCAGCTCATCAAAAAGGAGCAGGAAGTAAAAGCCATTCCTTACTATGCCTGGAACAACCGCGGACCAGGGGAAATGGTGGTGTGGATTCCTTACCTGGAATCTGCCGCCCGTCCCAAACCCGCACCCACCATCGCTTCCAAAGCCAAAGTGTCTGCCTCCGTACGCGACCGCAGGATGATGATTGCTTTGAATGACCAGTACGAACCGAAAAACTCCCTGGACAACAGTGCGGTTTACATGCACTGGTGGCCGAAAAAGAATACCCAGGAGTGGATCCAGTACGATTTCGACCAGCCCTATACGGTGTCAGAATCGAGCGTCTACTGGTTCGATGATGGTCCTTTCGGCGGATGCCGTATTCCCGCTTCCTGGAAGATATTATACAAGGATGGCGAGAATTGGGTGCCGGTGAAAACCACTGCGCCGTATGTAACGGAGAAAGATAAATACAACGTGGTGAAATTCGAACCCGTTAAAACAACGGCGCTCCGCATCGAAATTCAATTACCGCAGGACCATGCCACAGGTGTGCATGAATGGATCGTGAAATAA
- a CDS encoding alpha-L-arabinofuranosidase C-terminal domain-containing protein produces the protein MQYRNICMAVLCAQTLLSSVDTSAQQSASMVIHTGAVKNTVSPNLHGIFFEEISHGGEGGLYAEMIQNRGFEESRLPPGTTLENGFIVPNRTPHYNLNGRASDWRMPWRKTEHPYWRLNTAPDAEIDIRITKENPLNTATPNSMEVQVKKLSPSGKNDLLNEGFWGINAKKGETCNLYFYARSADDYTGPLTVALQSEDGTILASHTFSSVKGAQWKKYSCTLTPNATDGKAKFIFRFGSTGKLWLDFVSLFPKETFKKRPNGIRKDLAQYLADLKPAFVRWPGGCFVEGINVESAPNWKTSLGPVEKRPGTFSVWDYWSSDGFGYHEFLQFCEDINADALYVFNAGVSCEFRSGTFIPDSSMQPVIDDVLDGIEYAIGPVTSKWGKVRAANGHPKPFPLKYVEVGNEQHGPWYAKRYNQFHDAIKKKYPQLKIISSMGIGDINRHTLDSIHTTDIADEHAYKAAWWAFSNYDHFNRYKRGDYEVYVGEYATNGGVGSGNMLAALNDAVYILGMENNGDLVKMSSYAPLFENVNTRHWPVNLINFNAAQSFARISYYTIQMMNQHRADQNLKAELKMIAGAKVRPKYAGGIGLATWDTETEYRDIEVISDGKTVYKSDFDTRPEEWKTIRGKWEVKNGAMAQTAQGAQRLKILTGQHFETYTLRLKARKISGYNAFIIPFAVKDENKHLRAHIGSHVNNNSAFEIVSGESVADVTPQRRLPAPIETGRWYDIRLEVGPDKVECYLNDKLLMTYEEPSKLIGLAGKDTATGELILKVVNGHEEACITDVRLEDGFEVASGDAFVLSAASLEVENSFSAPRQYVPVKTALGVKGMRFSYTFAPYSITVLRLKRQ, from the coding sequence ATGCAATACCGGAATATCTGCATGGCGGTGCTGTGCGCGCAAACTTTGCTCAGTTCCGTGGATACCAGCGCCCAGCAAAGCGCATCCATGGTGATCCATACCGGCGCGGTAAAAAACACAGTTTCTCCCAACCTGCACGGAATATTCTTTGAAGAGATCAGTCATGGAGGAGAAGGTGGTTTGTATGCCGAAATGATCCAGAACAGGGGATTTGAAGAAAGCCGCCTTCCGCCGGGAACCACGTTGGAAAACGGATTCATCGTCCCCAACAGAACGCCGCACTATAACCTGAATGGCCGTGCCTCCGACTGGCGCATGCCCTGGCGGAAAACGGAACACCCTTACTGGCGGTTGAATACGGCGCCCGACGCGGAGATTGATATCCGCATCACGAAAGAAAATCCATTGAATACGGCCACGCCCAATTCGATGGAAGTACAAGTGAAAAAACTTAGTCCCTCAGGAAAGAACGACCTGTTGAATGAAGGTTTCTGGGGCATCAACGCGAAAAAAGGGGAGACCTGTAACCTCTATTTCTATGCCCGTTCCGCCGACGATTATACTGGTCCGCTTACCGTGGCTTTGCAATCGGAAGACGGCACTATACTGGCTTCACATACTTTCAGTTCCGTAAAAGGCGCGCAATGGAAAAAATACAGTTGCACCTTAACGCCCAACGCTACCGATGGCAAGGCGAAGTTTATTTTTCGCTTCGGAAGTACCGGTAAACTCTGGCTCGATTTCGTATCACTTTTCCCGAAGGAAACATTTAAAAAAAGGCCCAACGGCATTCGTAAAGACCTGGCACAATACCTCGCCGACCTGAAACCCGCTTTTGTGCGCTGGCCCGGCGGCTGCTTTGTAGAAGGCATCAACGTGGAAAGTGCGCCCAACTGGAAAACATCTCTTGGCCCCGTGGAAAAAAGACCGGGTACCTTCAGTGTTTGGGATTACTGGTCCAGCGATGGGTTCGGTTACCATGAGTTCCTTCAGTTCTGCGAAGACATCAACGCCGATGCCCTTTATGTTTTCAACGCGGGCGTGTCCTGTGAATTCAGAAGCGGCACTTTTATTCCGGATTCCTCCATGCAACCGGTGATCGATGATGTGCTGGATGGCATCGAATATGCCATAGGTCCAGTTACTTCCAAATGGGGAAAGGTCCGTGCGGCCAATGGACATCCCAAACCATTTCCGCTAAAATATGTGGAAGTGGGCAACGAGCAGCATGGCCCCTGGTACGCGAAACGATACAACCAGTTCCACGATGCCATCAAAAAGAAATACCCGCAACTGAAGATCATCTCCAGCATGGGCATCGGGGACATCAACCGGCACACGCTAGACAGCATCCATACTACCGATATTGCCGATGAACATGCTTACAAGGCTGCCTGGTGGGCCTTCTCCAACTATGATCATTTCAACCGGTACAAACGCGGGGATTACGAAGTGTATGTGGGCGAATACGCCACCAATGGCGGTGTGGGCAGCGGAAACATGCTGGCGGCATTGAACGATGCCGTGTATATACTTGGCATGGAAAACAACGGTGATCTCGTGAAAATGTCGAGTTACGCCCCGCTATTTGAAAATGTGAATACGCGCCACTGGCCCGTGAACCTCATTAATTTTAACGCCGCGCAAAGTTTCGCCCGTATTTCCTACTACACTATTCAGATGATGAACCAGCACCGGGCCGATCAAAATCTGAAAGCGGAACTGAAAATGATCGCCGGAGCAAAAGTTCGTCCTAAATACGCGGGCGGTATTGGCCTCGCCACCTGGGATACTGAAACGGAATACCGGGATATTGAAGTCATTTCCGATGGGAAAACGGTGTATAAAAGTGATTTTGATACCAGGCCCGAGGAATGGAAAACGATACGCGGCAAATGGGAAGTGAAGAACGGCGCGATGGCGCAAACAGCGCAGGGTGCGCAGCGGCTTAAAATCCTCACGGGACAACATTTCGAGACCTATACCCTGAGGCTGAAAGCCCGGAAAATAAGTGGCTACAACGCATTCATTATTCCGTTCGCCGTAAAGGATGAAAACAAACACCTCCGTGCGCACATCGGATCACACGTTAACAACAATTCCGCTTTTGAAATTGTATCCGGAGAATCCGTGGCCGATGTTACCCCGCAACGCCGGCTTCCTGCTCCGATAGAAACCGGCAGATGGTACGATATCCGGCTGGAAGTAGGTCCGGATAAGGTGGAATGTTACCTCAACGACAAATTGCTGATGACTTACGAAGAACCTTCAAAGCTGATTGGATTGGCGGGGAAAGATACGGCTACCGGAGAACTGATTTTGAAAGTGGTGAACGGGCATGAAGAAGCCTGCATTACTGATGTTCGGTTAGAAGATGGCTTTGAAGTCGCTTCAGGAGATGCTTTCGTATTGAGCGCTGCATCATTGGAAGTGGAAAACAGTTTTTCTGCGCCGCGGCAATATGTTCCGGTTAAAACGGCATTGGGTGTGAAGGGGATGCGGTTTTCTTACACATTTGCACCGTATTCAATAACTGTATTGCGGTTGAAACGGCAATAA
- a CDS encoding SusC/RagA family TonB-linked outer membrane protein, with protein sequence MRKLRRICWQVTCMLLLSGAVYSQSKSVSGKVTDEQNAALEGVTVKIVGTNAVTVTNSSGIFSLTMPSGTSKLEFSFIGYGTKTVAVSGNEPLQVTMALNTSSLDEIVVGAQGIIVKKREQGYASTTVSGKQLTEAKAVNLGAGLTAKVAGLQVNSISGGVNPSVRAVLRGNRSLLGDNTALIVVDNVVVPGTMLGNLNPQDVEDINVLNGAGAAALYGSDASNGAIIITTKKGKAGVNTVNLSHTTTLAKVSFYPDLQSGFGSGYQGGVPDYVPYENQQYGPAYDGSMVQIGRPLKDGSIQTVPYSPVNDRKTFWETGVTNQTDLAVTSGDQKSTSYIAAQYVDVKGVTWLDKYNRFSIRANGSRQVNKTFKAVYKVNYVQNRYDQTSAGGTIYQNLLNTPAHIPLTAYKDWRNDPFANPQGYYNDYYQNPYFYIGNNRTKTRNDYLTGNLELNWKPATWLDLVYRTGITTRNQSDKSTVGRFFYDSYYITGSKANITGSVSDGAFYSTQLTGDFLATATKQVKDFDLSLTLGQHIRNNTSKDIGVSVSGLVADDLFNVSNRLNFPSAAESNATSRQVGVYGRFKVGFKDYLFLEATGRNDWVSVLDPQYNSFFYPSVNLSFIPQDAISALSDISWLDNLKLRGGWSKVGNVNLGAYALRPTFGQANGFPYSTGAGFTVGNRIVSQSLKPELTTGWETGFDAEFFKNRISAGFTYYKTSTVDQTVPVNISNTTGFSSFLTNTGEVTNKGIEALLHFTPVRTKDMELTLGGNFTWNENKVVSINAELPRLGLGSLTFAVAGELFPVLIGSDYLRDPQGRIIVDRKSGYPSVDPNTKILGNTNPKQRLGLDFTFKYKNFRIWALGEYRGGFVIYQNGGGTYDFSGSSARTAWYNRERFVIPNSSYEDPTKPGEYIANTSITVRDGGGDFWPSSAYNTGINTNYITKGDFWKLREVSISYTVPSTILSKTKYLKEATISVQGRNLFIWTPKSNIYTDPEYNYSDSNAIGVTAFGEPPARFFGGTISLTF encoded by the coding sequence ATGAGAAAACTTCGCCGCATTTGCTGGCAGGTTACCTGTATGCTATTGCTATCAGGTGCCGTTTATTCCCAATCTAAAAGCGTATCGGGTAAAGTTACCGATGAGCAAAACGCAGCGCTGGAAGGCGTTACAGTAAAAATCGTAGGCACAAATGCTGTAACAGTAACCAATTCTTCCGGCATCTTTTCCTTAACGATGCCATCTGGCACATCTAAACTGGAATTCTCTTTTATTGGTTATGGTACAAAAACCGTCGCGGTAAGTGGCAATGAACCGTTACAGGTAACCATGGCGCTGAACACCAGTAGTCTGGATGAAATTGTTGTTGGCGCCCAGGGCATTATTGTGAAGAAAAGAGAACAGGGTTACGCTTCCACCACAGTATCGGGCAAACAACTCACGGAAGCGAAGGCGGTGAACCTTGGCGCCGGTTTAACGGCGAAGGTGGCTGGCTTGCAGGTGAATTCCATTAGTGGTGGGGTGAACCCCTCCGTTAGAGCGGTACTCAGAGGAAACAGGTCGTTGCTCGGTGATAACACCGCGCTGATCGTGGTAGACAACGTAGTGGTTCCGGGCACCATGCTGGGTAACCTGAATCCACAGGACGTGGAAGACATCAACGTGCTGAATGGCGCGGGTGCCGCGGCTTTGTACGGTTCAGATGCATCCAATGGGGCCATCATCATCACCACGAAAAAAGGAAAAGCCGGTGTGAACACGGTGAACCTTTCGCATACCACCACCCTCGCTAAAGTAAGTTTCTATCCGGATCTTCAATCAGGTTTCGGTTCAGGCTACCAGGGAGGCGTACCCGATTATGTGCCCTACGAGAATCAGCAATACGGTCCGGCTTACGATGGATCAATGGTACAGATAGGACGTCCTTTGAAAGATGGTTCCATACAAACCGTGCCCTATTCCCCGGTTAACGACCGCAAAACATTCTGGGAAACCGGCGTAACCAACCAAACCGACCTGGCCGTTACTTCCGGCGATCAGAAATCCACCTCTTACATTGCCGCCCAATATGTGGATGTGAAAGGCGTAACCTGGCTCGATAAATACAACCGCTTCTCCATCCGCGCCAATGGCAGCAGGCAGGTGAATAAAACATTTAAGGCGGTGTACAAAGTAAACTATGTACAAAACAGGTACGATCAAACTTCAGCCGGAGGCACCATCTATCAGAACCTACTGAACACACCCGCGCATATTCCGCTGACCGCATACAAAGACTGGCGGAACGATCCTTTCGCGAACCCACAGGGGTATTATAATGATTATTATCAGAACCCCTACTTCTATATTGGCAATAACCGTACAAAAACAAGGAACGATTATTTAACCGGGAACCTGGAACTGAACTGGAAGCCCGCCACCTGGCTGGACCTGGTGTACAGAACAGGGATCACCACACGCAACCAGAGTGATAAATCTACAGTAGGGCGGTTCTTTTACGATAGCTACTATATTACTGGCAGTAAGGCCAATATTACAGGCAGCGTATCAGACGGCGCATTTTATTCCACACAACTTACTGGTGATTTTCTTGCCACGGCTACAAAGCAGGTCAAAGATTTTGACCTGAGCCTTACCCTTGGCCAGCACATCCGCAACAACACCTCAAAGGATATTGGTGTTTCTGTTTCCGGACTGGTTGCGGATGACCTGTTTAATGTAAGCAACAGACTGAATTTCCCCAGCGCCGCTGAATCAAACGCCACCAGCAGACAGGTTGGCGTATACGGAAGGTTCAAAGTGGGATTTAAGGATTACCTGTTTCTTGAAGCTACCGGCAGGAACGACTGGGTATCGGTGCTTGACCCACAGTACAATTCATTCTTCTACCCCTCCGTGAACCTGTCCTTCATACCGCAGGATGCCATCAGCGCCCTGTCGGATATTAGTTGGTTAGACAACCTTAAGTTGAGGGGAGGTTGGTCGAAAGTGGGGAACGTAAACCTGGGCGCATATGCACTGAGGCCCACCTTCGGGCAGGCCAACGGCTTTCCATATAGCACTGGCGCGGGCTTCACCGTTGGTAACAGGATCGTTTCACAGTCACTGAAACCCGAACTTACCACCGGATGGGAAACCGGCTTTGACGCTGAATTTTTCAAAAACAGGATATCAGCCGGCTTCACGTATTACAAAACCAGCACAGTGGATCAAACGGTTCCCGTAAACATCTCCAACACCACTGGCTTTAGCAGCTTCCTTACCAATACGGGCGAAGTCACCAATAAAGGCATAGAAGCATTACTTCACTTTACGCCAGTGCGTACAAAAGATATGGAACTTACCCTGGGAGGAAACTTTACCTGGAACGAAAACAAAGTGGTATCCATCAACGCAGAACTTCCACGCTTGGGATTAGGCAGCCTTACCTTCGCCGTGGCAGGAGAACTCTTTCCGGTACTGATTGGAAGCGACTACCTCCGCGACCCTCAAGGCAGAATTATCGTTGACCGGAAAAGCGGATACCCATCTGTGGATCCGAACACAAAAATACTGGGCAACACAAATCCTAAGCAACGTTTAGGGCTCGACTTCACTTTCAAATACAAAAACTTCCGGATATGGGCGCTGGGTGAATACAGGGGAGGATTCGTGATTTACCAGAATGGAGGCGGCACGTATGATTTCTCAGGTTCTTCGGCCCGCACAGCCTGGTACAACCGCGAACGCTTTGTTATCCCCAATTCTTCGTATGAGGATCCCACCAAACCAGGTGAATATATCGCGAATACCTCTATCACGGTTCGCGACGGAGGAGGTGATTTCTGGCCCAGTTCCGCTTACAACACCGGCATCAACACCAATTACATCACCAAAGGTGATTTCTGGAAACTCCGGGAGGTCTCCATCAGCTACACCGTTCCTTCCACTATTCTTTCTAAAACAAAATACCTGAAAGAAGCCACCATCAGCGTGCAGGGAAGAAACCTGTTTATCTGGACACCAAAATCCAACATCTACACCGATCCAGAATACAACTATTCAGATTCCAACGCCATCGGTGTAACGGCCTTCGGAGAACCACCTGCACGCTTCTTCGGCGGAACCATTTCACTCACCTTCTAA